The window tgttttcaactcgggctgaccgagatgagcttttgatgttagcatttctgATACATAATTTTTGACACCGTATACACTTATCAGGACATGGTTGGGCCTTGTTCACCCCATAAGTAATTTCCTTTGAAGAAATTTGGGATCAAAAATTTagtttcaaacttttccctctaaaCCGTTTTTTGAGTAATCGTTGCCTGGACTGTTCGGGCTACGCCACACGAAGCGTTtcttcaggcgttttcagaccagaatgctctctgattggctgattgggttaaCGTtcaggaatcagctgataatcagccattGGAGAACTTCCTGGTCCGTCCTGCCAACTTGTCAGGAAAAAAATGCTTCGTGTGGCTTGGTCCTGTACTACCCGTCACAATATTATAGAGTCTAAAGTAGCCTCACTCAccattcaattcttcaagactgGGTCCATCGCCACCATAATCCTTGGGTAATGTCTTTTTGCTGATGTCCTTGAAAAAATCTGAGGTTCCCTATGTACAACAACCtgtcaaaataattaataaattacattgagaaaaatataaatcacaGTATTCAGACACAATCTGCCAAgagaaaaatacaaatgaaGGAAATATATCAAAGTTAGGCTAtggtgaggtgcacgttatatggcagtgtttgattagcaatggtatttctatcattgaacaaagcagatagcactatttctttttcgctttgctctgttgccagattgtattttaacaatgtagattatagtaatgattaattaacaaaatatttcatctcattatgaaaatttattatgaaattattgaaaattataataattttttgcttaataaaatatattgattattttaaatgaggatgaacagttaatattacatcaataatcctgtatcagctaccatctatggAAGgcatgacaagacagaggatcaacaacgtttttctcctatctttctccactgccattataaagtggacctcactaatacacacacacattgattttttgtttgtccaattttttgccgtccttataaattctttgGATAAAACAGTAGATGTTTGTCGAGTTCTGTTTAATATgctagaatttataaggactcAAGAAATTGTacttcaaaaatcgatgtgtctgTAACTGGCTTAACATTAGGCTACCTATTTTACAAAGTGGATAGAcagaaatatgaatattaagtgaggaaataattatgtgaaaaGTCAcagtagggtacctattaggcaAGTGGTGAACAGAAATAATTGTTCCTAGAAAAAAACTATGACCCATCACTTCTCCTTTGATGGAAAGTCAATGTGGAAGTGACACAAGTGTTTCAAAAGTTACTgagctgattatcagctgattgaatggaatagttcaacagctgaggcatgattttgtctcagtcccacagacaagcactcgctcactcatttCCATACAGTACCTTTCATAAACAAAATGACACCAGCACAGGTAGGCTCCTACATCAATaacaatttgttgatttcagttgatctatatcagctagtgttttattggtgtaggagccctacctgtgctgacgtcaccatcaaccacctgtcttgcactatggctttgtttacagagGTAGTGTTCCATAttaacagacgacgaaattctcagctgtttttccaaggatgaatgatcaTTTATGTcattcagcaagttttccagggttgagacctagtgcaattgactTTTTATATCGTAAACTTACTTTGTTctaaattttgtgagaatcgttagagccgttttcgagatccagtgacATACaagcatataaacataaattgctTCTTCAAAATTAGTATAGGACAGTTAATAACAAATAGTGAATGAAAAACGGAGTTATTACTCACTCTGGACTGATTTTGGCTGAGATGAACGGTCTGAAGAAAGCCACCATGCGCTCGATGTTTGGAGTGACATTGACCACATTCACTTGAGCTACTCTCACCGGGTAGGCTTTCTGCAACAAATTAACACACAAGAATAGAGAAagtaagaaaatattattgtaatagtGAACTATTGGTCCTATTAGGCCTATGAGTCCTATCAAACCTATAGTcctattaaggctgtgcaaaggctaaaaataactttctactcgtgatatttttcaaagttcttcGATTTGTGTATATCATAAAGCtataaaaatgataaagttttctcaggaaaacattttttcgatcattactttttgagatataagcgactgaagtttgaatttttgagacggaacatttcaaatttgttatgatataaatccatgagattcagaggatagattcttcatggtattgttgatctagtaaaacaaaaattctggaaatatcaattttcaagatagttattcaatttaccaaaaataacttttagttgagttatttttggtaaattggataacttttccaaaaattgatattttcagaaaatgtttgttttactagatcaacaataccatgaagaatctatcctctaaatctcatggatttatctcttaccgaatttgaaatgttctgtcccaaaaattaaactttaggcgctcatatctcaaaagtaatgatcagtAAAACcattttttcctgagaaaactttttcatttgatagcttgatgatatacaaatcaaaaaactttgaaaaatatcacgagtaaaaagtttatttttagcctttgcacagccttaattacAAGAAGTCCTTTTTGTAATAGTGAACTGTCCAATAGCATTAACCATTACCATAACATAGTAACTCATGACATTTAGGGCCGTTTCCGAGCTCGGATTTTGTtaaattctagactttaaacagctggagtcagaaaattggctttccgaaacggggcgtagtcatagttttctttattttctcatttctataatttggGAACGTAGACTATTTCCTTGatgaaataaaacattcctgaataattcaaaatagctgaaacttaacactattctctctttattttatttgtgttcaattgtttggtttttcgaaattcaatttaaacgtaGACTTCTACtaagccccgtttcggaaagccagcaattttctgactctagctgttcaaagtctagaacttagctaaatcccggactcggaaaccggccctaaataatCTACTCTTATGAATAGAAGAAAGCTAGAATCTAGTGACTGAAGTCCAGTCGCtatgtggaggaggagaagaaaaagtataacgatgaggaggagaagatggtagaggaggaggaggatgagatttgtgaaggagaagaagaagaaggagaaagaggaggtggagaagagaaggagaagagaagaagaaggaagaagaagaagaaaaagaaaaagaaggagaatggcagaatttgattaacattgggaGAAGGCGGagtagaaagaagaagaatggcagtatttgattagcacaTTGGCGTTGAAGGAGGATAGAAATGGGGAGGAGAAGgggaggagaggagaagaaggaaacaagagaagagatggagaaggagaaaaagacaagacaagagaAGGATAGGGGAGAAGAAGACAAGACaagagaaggtggagaaggtgAGAGAGAATAATGCTATGGAAGgaggagtggaagaagaaaaagaagatgatgaagaataaGGAatcaggaggaggagaagaagaaagagtgggaggagaaggaaaaaagaaaacatGATGATAGAAGGAACAAGAAAGGAAACAAgacaagaaaagaaaaaagacagaagaagaaggaggagaagaagaataagaagaagagaaagaagaagaagaagaagaagaagaagaagaagaagaagataagaagaagttgaaggtggtggaggaggaggaggaggataggaGGAGAGAAGAGGAGTATGAGAGGATGAAAAAGTGTTTTGTCTTTCCACCACTACCATATTATTGTAGATTTATTAGACGAATTATGTAAGTTGGATGGAGAAGATTgaggaatgttgtggaggaTGCCAAAGCCCACCCTGGCCTGTAGAGCTgggggaaaaaaaattttttgacGGATAGTGATTTAAGTGCTACCAACCATACAGAGCGTAAGCGCCCGGACGCCCTGCGGGTGAAGGCGGCGACCAGGTGTGCCACTTGACGCTGGATGCGTCGATGATGATGTGGAGGCTGCTGAAGTCGACGCCCTCCTTGAGGCAGAGGTCCAGGTGCATGACGCACCGCTTGATGGTCGACACCAGGTCCAGATGGTCTCCTCGCTCCGAGCTCAGTGGCTTGAAGATGGCCACTTTGCTACCATCATTTTGTGACCCGGTAGGAAAACAGCATCctgaaaatattacaattataGTTTAATTgagtatttattcatatttcattataatattaaattatcgacccctgggttggagaacttgTTCAAAACTGTTGTATTTGTATGAGgcacatttttcatttttttttttttagatttttatctCACCATCTACATCACAGGGATGAGGGGCACGTCAAGGAAGTCGCTACTTGTCAACCACATTCTTCACTGGAATTCCTTCAGTGATTAGAGTGGATTGTCTGAAAGGTATTTTTTAGAGCTTCCTTAAATTGTTTAGGCTGTTGTATCCTTTTTTATCTCATGGCAGGCAATTATGAAAGCAAAGACCCTGTGTTAGTAGCTGTCTCTGCGTTTCCAGCAGTCTACTGTTTGGGAGGTCAAAATAGTTTTTTCCTCTTGTATTTTGTTCATGTATATGTCACAGTATCTCATAATGTATCTGGAAGGCACAAACACAATAAAAGTTCAAAAGACCATCTTTCCCGTGAAGTGACGGTGATTCCAATAACAGGGCGCCATTTAGGGGGGTCAGGGGGGGCTATGCCCCCCTCAAGGAtaagataaatattgaaatacgggtctatctacacgaatccttagaatcacattctgatttaatactttttgaaCAGCAGTTGTAGTATAATTctttctacagtatcaacaatatgtagcaaaattgccttgaaagtatggatacgggtacagagtgatagagaatatattttctctgcggtatagttgaagcttgaatatagaatgggtacaaTATTATGATCAGGGCACAATAAGTGAATTATTGCATGAattcaatgtgagaattaacaagttgcaagatgtcacagtgaaagcaaaagaaagggcacaatcagacaatcataaatgtatgtacagagttggtgagaattatgggaacagcttaatTTTTTAGCTTTTAACTGGAAGTTATTCTCCAATTAGAATTGATCCcatgaaattgttgaattgtcattgtaaaataaaaatttcttttttccattattttaagaaatctgttagAGTGTAGTCTTACTTTGGGCCTCTCTGTAACctgtatttttaataaatatatcatgatttaataactaataatgtatatgtttgtattgatacttcaaccgcatttgtataaaactggaaaaaaatgaagcatataataacatcttcgaatgtaacatttatggggaaaaccccaggaccctctatcctttgggatATTTCTTCCCCCCTCATACCTCTTGGTTTCCCCGCCCCCTaacagtttggtgaaatggcgccactgaTTCTAATTCTATTTTTATGCTCAGTAATGCACCATTAGGAACACTCTTTATGAGGCCCTCACAGTCATTGCGCTCTAATCGCTTCACCAAACATAAAGTCACCTACATTGCAAAAGCCGTGGCATACACAataaagccctgcacacacacacacacacacaacacacacacacacacacacacacacacacacacacacacacacacacacacacacacacatcaattttttgatgaattcaCTGAATTctattgaacagatgatttcaaacagatgatctgtcaagctccgtttaatctgataaaattcataaggaCAGCAAATATCGTACTAACAAAAtcgatatgtgtgtgtgtgcgaggTCTAACGTTCAACATTCTCTTTTATTCAATCCATTTCTGTCTTCCTTCCTTTCTATTTATGTCACGTTTGTTGGAACAATCTTATCCTAGAATTTCCATCGCCTCCTGTAGTCATATATACaatactagtgaccccctgggttggagaactcgctcaagaactgttgtattgcaATCTTTGAAACACTCAACAGTTtatgaaatattatgaaaaactGAATATTTCTTTCACAGGAATAATTTGACCGTATATTTTCATTGGGGTTcccatttgaaatgaaaaattactctgtctcTTCAAAATCGTTGACCCTCATATGAATTCAAATGAGAAGTTGGTCTTGtgacacatgatttcgatacagagttcctagagaaaatgaatggcgaaaacctcACATTAATATCTCAACCATGACCATCTATAGCTCACTAGAACTATAGATACACACTGTAGATGGCCATGTCTCAACCCTTATCAGTTTGTTAATGTGAAAGTTGTAAACATGTTGTATTAACCAGCTACAATCATGTGTCTGCGCATGAATGTCTGTCTTGTGATAGCAGAGACAAGAAATTAATATAGCTCACACTTTATCTAGGTGATAgttcccaaatagcctcagctgaggAAAAATGAATAggaaactgtagtaattgcatgcaataattcTTCAGCCGACTAAATATGAATcacaaattattttcttatgcaatttgttatatcctgaaaaaggacgaaggggtgagtcaattttgttgtccaatgaaGTTGAcctgtaaaaatctggtgtggcgcactcacaaaactttccttgccgttatgaaaattgatcacctgacgctagtgttcccgcgcatctcaagtctactattcaaagatttgagccagctgtgACAGGgcgataacgctggagacacatgagtctgctatctctcatagtgaatcatttaatagaatcaacagttgccaacagtttgcaattggataatcacattttctggaattcgagcttatttttaattttaggttaatgttactgaacattaatttgtAGAtatctcatgctcaatcttgtccactcgaaatttttggtttaaattgtatctgaagcctgataattgataatctaaaatcaaactttgcatagatggggcggagctcctaaaattcttacagatatgggacttgtggcagttgatagagcttatcgatgactattgtGGGTGTAACTTTAatcaaatcgttggagccgttttcgagaaaatcttgaaaaaccctgtctttgacaacattttcgccattttagacgccatcttgaattgtagtTGATCGATTCGAGCAATTGATCGATTTGATCGAGCAATTGAATTGttagtgtcggatccttatattgtaaggaccttaagttccaaatctcaagtcattcctttgattgggagatgagatatcgtgtacacagacgcacatacactcataccacacacacaccacacccacacacccacacacccacacacaccacacacaccacacacacacacacaaacaccacacaccacacacacacacacacacacacccacacacacacccacacacaccacacacaacacacacacacacacacacacacacaacacaacacacacacacacacacaccccacacacccacacacacacacacacacaccacacaccacacacacaccacacacacacacacacacacaacccacacacacacacacaccacacacacacacacacacacacacacaccacacacacacacaccaccacacacccacacacacacacccacacacacacacaccacacacaccacacacacacacacacaacacacacacacccacacacacacacacacacacacacacacccacacacaccacacacacacacacaccccaccacacacacacacacacaccacacacacacaccacacacacaccacacacccaacccacacacacacacacacacacacacacaccaacacacacacacacacacacacacccacacacatacagaccaatatccaaaaacccttttttggactcaggggaccttgaaacgtatagaaatttagaattggaTTACCTCATTTTTTTCGGTAAGCAATagtttccttacctatggtaatagggcaaggaaagtaaaaaggttgAAGGATACGTGCTAGAAATTTTAAgttgattgataattatttttaatgttttatggAGCACACTAACagagacggacaacgactttggccttcagtaatgAAGAGTGAACTCGCTTACGCTCGTTCAATGAAAGAATAAGAGTTTTACTCACATATTGTCATAGGACATTTGCTTTCGGGAAGCTTGACATCTCGGTTGCCGAAGATCTGCAGGCCAACATTGTGAGCCGTGAGGTAGATGTCTATCATGCTTTTCGCTCGCAGCATTGAGTTCTTCACATCGCAATACGTTCTCCAGCCAGGCATCCACATTGACTGCAAAATCACAAAGATGACATTATTTTGCTGAAATATTTCATTAGGAAactccttcagcaagttttcctagggatgagacttagtgcaataGATTTTTATAGATAAACCTTCTTTGgttcaaatttcgtgaga of the Nilaparvata lugens isolate BPH unplaced genomic scaffold, ASM1435652v1 scaffold7722, whole genome shotgun sequence genome contains:
- the LOC111059196 gene encoding LOW QUALITY PROTEIN: alpha-tocopherol transfer protein-like (The sequence of the model RefSeq protein was modified relative to this genomic sequence to represent the inferred CDS: inserted 7 bases in 6 codons; substituted 1 base at 1 genomic stop codon), with translation MVVSELEPLPGTKKWLHRLYSTDDECLARDVQALKEWMAKQPHIPPPPDGFNVDAWLENVLRXVKNSMLRAKSMIDIYLTAHNVGLQIFGNRDVKLPEXQMSYDNMVLGFSPGSQNDGSKVAIFKPLSSERGDHLDLVSTIKRCVMHLDLCLKEGVDFSSLHIIIDASSVKXAHLVAAFXPQGVRALTLCMKAYPVRVAQVNVVNVTPNIERMVAFFRPFISAKISPEXVVVHREPQIXFKDISKKTLPKDYGGDGPSLEELNVMSQQQLASEKKYFELCDSWKTDEKKRVGKAXYTNAELSD